Proteins encoded by one window of Microcoleus sp. FACHB-68:
- a CDS encoding response regulator, whose product MRITTKCIGSSAIVVSLVASLLIGGDIFIRQAEETAQASRARTTQALNTILQLNASLSDQVKALKDLILLSRDAANVGAYKQALSEFTKALDKLENIMPQAASEVQLVRRRHKFLLDLANGLIDRPPSEKPLGLTQSQQDFRTINSFEKDINLYLDFLADQLLEQDALEEEEFDHFKQTTRSKRQIIIVIILLIFIAQLVLILLPVIRSIQQLQLGAAQIGTGNLDYRLDIQTKDEIEQLANAFNQMAATLAESYRSLEVKKEAADAANRAKSEFLANMSHELRTPLNGILGYAQILQRSKNLAGKQRDGVDIIYQCGSHLLTLINDILDLSKIEARKMELDNSDFHFPSFLQGVEEICRIRAEQKEIAFVYQTTTKLPIAIHADEKRLRQVLINLLGNAIKFTSVGGVNFQVSVIERYPTGISQENEALGVLKNNKREKINYKIRFQITDTGIGMSPEQLENIFLPFEQVGDREKQAEGTGLGLAISQKIVQMMDSSIQVQSELGKGSVFWIDLDLPALTNWTETAKVAEEGKIISFTGNQRKILVVDDKWENRSVIVNLLEPIGFEVAEASNGEEGLEKALQFQPDLMITDLVMPVLDGFEMMRRLRLSPQLKNLVVIVSSASVFAKDQHKSSEAGGNDFIPKPIQGEQLLEKLQKYLQIEWIYETFQKQPAQQQEIIPSNNFTPNLPSVPEAEITGSKRKILIVDDQWENRSVIINLLEPIGFEIAEAGNGQEGLEKAAQFQPDVIITDLAMPGMDGLELTQQIRRVPQLKDAVIIVSSASVFKTDQHQSLEAGANDFLAKPVQAKDLLEKLQRHLGQKLFYKELRLPAQVPAADCKEVLTKTKLISPSPEQIETLFQLAVRGNMKGVLKEAALLEQSDEKFLPFLAQVRLYAKSFQEQELSEFLSRYRNEKIEVSG is encoded by the coding sequence ATGAGAATAACAACTAAGTGTATTGGTTCTTCGGCAATTGTAGTCAGCCTGGTTGCTTCTTTGTTAATTGGTGGTGATATTTTCATTAGACAAGCCGAAGAAACCGCACAAGCAAGCCGAGCAAGAACTACTCAGGCTTTAAATACGATCCTTCAGCTCAACGCGTCTTTGAGTGACCAAGTAAAGGCGCTGAAGGATCTGATTCTCTTGAGCCGTGATGCTGCGAACGTGGGGGCATACAAGCAAGCTTTGTCTGAATTTACGAAGGCACTGGATAAACTAGAAAATATAATGCCCCAGGCCGCTTCAGAAGTGCAACTGGTTCGCCGCCGGCACAAGTTTCTCTTAGATTTAGCTAACGGACTTATCGATAGACCGCCTTCGGAAAAACCGCTTGGCCTCACTCAATCACAGCAGGACTTTAGAACGATCAATTCTTTTGAAAAAGACATTAACCTATATTTAGATTTCTTGGCTGATCAGCTTCTAGAACAAGATGCTCTAGAAGAGGAAGAATTCGACCACTTCAAGCAAACAACCCGCTCCAAAAGACAAATTATTATTGTAATTATTCTTTTAATTTTTATCGCTCAGCTAGTATTGATATTACTGCCGGTTATTCGTTCAATCCAACAGCTTCAGCTAGGGGCGGCACAAATTGGCACCGGCAATTTAGATTATCGCTTAGATATTCAGACAAAAGATGAGATTGAACAGCTAGCAAATGCCTTCAACCAAATGGCAGCAACGCTTGCCGAATCTTATCGCTCCTTGGAGGTAAAAAAAGAAGCAGCGGATGCGGCTAACCGGGCAAAAAGCGAGTTTTTGGCTAATATGAGCCACGAATTGCGAACGCCTCTCAACGGCATCTTGGGTTATGCCCAAATTCTCCAACGCAGTAAAAACTTAGCAGGCAAACAACGCGATGGCGTAGATATTATTTATCAGTGCGGTTCACACTTACTAACCCTGATCAATGACATTTTAGACTTGTCTAAAATTGAAGCCCGAAAAATGGAACTGGACAACAGCGATTTTCATTTTCCGTCTTTTTTGCAAGGAGTAGAGGAAATTTGCCGAATTAGAGCTGAACAAAAAGAGATTGCCTTTGTTTATCAAACCACGACAAAACTGCCCATTGCCATCCATGCTGACGAAAAACGCTTACGACAAGTTTTAATTAATTTACTGGGCAATGCCATTAAATTTACAAGCGTAGGTGGAGTAAATTTTCAAGTGAGTGTGATTGAGCGTTACCCCACCGGCATCAGTCAAGAAAATGAAGCGCTTGGTGTCTTAAAAAATAATAAAAGAGAAAAGATAAATTATAAAATTCGGTTTCAAATCACCGACACCGGCATTGGCATGAGTCCAGAGCAATTAGAAAATATATTTTTGCCTTTTGAACAAGTGGGAGATCGCGAAAAGCAAGCAGAAGGCACCGGCTTGGGTTTAGCAATTAGCCAAAAGATTGTTCAGATGATGGACAGTAGCATTCAAGTCCAAAGTGAGCTGGGGAAGGGAAGCGTTTTTTGGATAGATTTAGATTTGCCGGCTCTTACAAACTGGACAGAGACAGCCAAAGTAGCTGAAGAAGGAAAAATTATTAGCTTCACTGGCAATCAGCGAAAAATTCTGGTGGTGGATGATAAATGGGAAAATCGCTCTGTGATTGTGAATTTGCTAGAACCGATTGGCTTTGAAGTAGCAGAGGCAAGCAATGGTGAGGAAGGTTTAGAAAAAGCGCTGCAATTTCAGCCTGATTTGATGATTACCGACTTAGTGATGCCGGTACTTGATGGGTTTGAAATGATGCGTCGGCTGCGACTGTCTCCACAGCTTAAAAATTTAGTTGTGATTGTTTCATCTGCTAGTGTGTTTGCTAAAGATCAGCACAAAAGTTCAGAAGCCGGTGGCAATGATTTTATTCCCAAGCCAATTCAAGGGGAGCAGTTACTTGAGAAATTACAAAAGTATTTACAAATTGAATGGATTTATGAGACCTTCCAAAAACAGCCGGCGCAACAGCAAGAAATAATTCCCTCCAACAACTTTACACCCAACCTTCCCTCAGTCCCTGAAGCAGAAATTACCGGCAGCAAGCGAAAAATTCTCATCGTGGATGATCAATGGGAAAATCGCTCGGTTATTATCAATTTGCTAGAACCCATTGGGTTTGAAATAGCAGAAGCCGGTAACGGTCAAGAAGGGTTAGAAAAAGCGGCTCAGTTTCAGCCCGATGTCATTATCACCGATTTGGCGATGCCAGGGATGGACGGATTGGAATTAACCCAGCAAATTCGCCGAGTCCCACAGTTGAAGGATGCGGTGATTATTGTTTCATCTGCCAGCGTGTTTAAAACTGACCAGCACCAAAGTTTAGAAGCCGGCGCTAATGATTTTTTGGCAAAGCCGGTACAGGCAAAGGATTTGTTAGAAAAGTTACAGCGCCATTTAGGACAGAAATTGTTTTATAAAGAATTAAGGCTTCCCGCTCAAGTGCCCGCTGCGGATTGTAAAGAAGTATTGACAAAAACTAAATTGATTTCCCCCTCGCCTGAGCAAATAGAAACTTTGTTTCAGCTAGCAGTGCGAGGCAATATGAAAGGGGTTCTCAAGGAGGCGGCTTTGCTAGAACAGTCGGATGAAAAATTTCTCCCCTTTCTGGCTCAGGTACGCCTATATGCGAAAAGTTTTCAGGAGCAAGAGCTAAGTGAATTTCTCAGCCGGTACAGAAATGAAAAGATAGAAGTGTCTGGCTGA
- a CDS encoding WD40 repeat domain-containing protein: MEQWIKLLIEYAVPIFNTLMYMRNGQPLSTIHIELDEKHRQAQLMLEYLGNDSHVEDKNGQSFAKNLAKLGLEYSGEIQEFIQSASWAIQQNSQEYQQWRFAQEKAFQQQLATYNRETQIQLATERREIALKLPEVEKILDSWPLRLLPSQILKSHTGSGPIPLRIIVAPPNLERLAATFEDQLGQGPVIPNIEPNLAQGLREFLSEHYPLHSQIRPTEFLGGAWDSRRFQGESSIKALFGMLKSEPTLILESEIEGDFLNFRMAYWGLSQDNYCYETIVKLPYRHLIYESAKTRALKWKATRDKLLAMGKTFVEIDKLGGQNAINLKILEEEEELKQAGIDVSELSFAYQINSKDFEAVSQLLTSCHCLVAGWMADVHHLVYHDVSPRLPELLPHVFQEGANQQLLKQVMQAAVSSYQDVLKTLAYERPYWVPEMAVKLAKSLTQLPDKSWAKEQVEYSLTSWLEQRQLPQPAGVKALEAMKSAVAKEDREYLEQLKECLEALGDDQAVAQVENLLSGMASFTGKFNLEKLVLSHSVSGVSGRPTGIAISPDGQVFGGGVEKNIIGLWHLKTGQQTYQFTSHAGQVLTLTISPDGKILASSDKTEQRSHIYIWDLHSGKLLRTLFGHKKSIHALALSPDGETLASGSHKVKIWNLQTGEPVRTLFGHKEWVYSIAISSDGETLVSASADKTIKIWHPKTEQLRHTLRGHSGSVYSVAIAPDGETLVSAGADKTIKIWNLQTGQLVRTLSGHSGAVYSVAIAPDGETLVSAGADKTIKIWNLQTGKEYHTLAGHLDVVYSVAIAPDGKTLVSAGADKTIKIWGTIV, from the coding sequence ATGGAGCAATGGATTAAGTTACTCATCGAATATGCGGTGCCTATTTTTAACACTTTAATGTATATGAGGAACGGTCAACCGTTAAGCACTATACATATTGAACTGGATGAGAAACACCGGCAAGCGCAGCTCATGCTGGAATATTTAGGAAATGATTCCCATGTAGAAGATAAAAATGGGCAATCTTTTGCGAAAAATCTAGCGAAACTGGGACTTGAATATAGTGGAGAAATTCAAGAATTCATCCAGAGTGCTAGCTGGGCAATTCAGCAAAACAGCCAGGAGTATCAGCAATGGCGTTTCGCGCAAGAGAAAGCCTTTCAGCAGCAGCTAGCGACTTACAACCGCGAGACACAAATCCAACTGGCAACCGAAAGACGAGAGATCGCACTCAAATTGCCTGAAGTTGAGAAAATTCTTGATAGCTGGCCTCTGCGACTACTGCCTTCGCAAATTCTCAAATCCCACACCGGCAGCGGCCCGATTCCGTTACGAATTATTGTCGCACCTCCCAACTTAGAAAGATTGGCAGCAACGTTTGAGGATCAGTTGGGACAAGGGCCGGTGATTCCCAACATTGAGCCAAATTTAGCTCAAGGACTGCGAGAATTTCTCAGTGAACATTATCCGCTACACAGCCAAATTAGACCCACAGAATTTTTAGGTGGTGCTTGGGACAGCCGGCGGTTTCAAGGTGAATCTAGCATTAAAGCACTATTTGGGATGCTTAAATCTGAACCAACTTTAATATTGGAGTCAGAAATTGAGGGAGATTTCTTAAATTTCCGCATGGCTTACTGGGGTTTATCCCAAGACAATTACTGTTATGAAACGATTGTTAAGCTTCCTTACCGGCACCTGATTTATGAGTCGGCAAAAACGCGAGCTTTGAAATGGAAAGCAACGCGAGATAAACTGCTGGCGATGGGAAAAACTTTTGTAGAGATCGATAAATTGGGTGGACAAAATGCGATTAACCTAAAAATTTTAGAAGAAGAAGAGGAATTGAAACAAGCCGGCATAGATGTGAGCGAACTATCGTTTGCTTATCAAATTAATAGCAAAGATTTTGAAGCAGTTAGTCAGTTATTAACCAGTTGTCACTGTTTAGTTGCCGGCTGGATGGCAGATGTTCATCATTTGGTTTATCATGACGTTTCCCCGCGATTGCCAGAACTGTTACCCCATGTATTTCAAGAAGGCGCTAACCAACAACTGCTGAAACAGGTAATGCAAGCTGCTGTTTCTAGCTATCAAGATGTCTTGAAAACGTTGGCGTACGAGCGCCCTTATTGGGTGCCAGAAATGGCTGTGAAATTAGCGAAAAGTCTCACGCAACTGCCCGATAAATCTTGGGCGAAGGAGCAAGTGGAATATTCCCTAACGTCTTGGCTGGAACAGCGGCAGCTACCCCAGCCGGCAGGCGTGAAAGCCTTAGAGGCGATGAAGTCTGCTGTGGCGAAAGAAGATCGGGAGTATTTGGAGCAGCTGAAGGAATGTTTGGAGGCTTTGGGGGATGATCAGGCGGTTGCCCAAGTGGAGAACCTGCTGAGCGGGATGGCCAGTTTCACGGGGAAATTCAACCTGGAAAAACTTGTTCTGTCGCACAGTGTCAGCGGGGTTTCAGGCCGGCCCACCGGCATCGCTATTAGTCCAGATGGTCAAGTGTTTGGCGGTGGGGTTGAGAAAAATATAATTGGACTTTGGCATCTAAAAACCGGCCAGCAGACTTATCAGTTTACAAGTCATGCCGGCCAAGTGTTGACCCTCACGATCAGCCCAGACGGTAAAATTCTCGCCAGTAGTGATAAAACTGAGCAGAGAAGTCATATTTATATCTGGGATCTGCACTCTGGCAAATTGCTTCGCACTCTGTTCGGACATAAAAAGTCAATTCACGCTCTCGCACTTAGTCCGGATGGCGAAACTTTAGCTAGTGGCTCTCACAAAGTCAAAATTTGGAACCTACAAACCGGGGAGCCGGTGCGGACGTTATTCGGCCATAAAGAGTGGGTTTATTCTATAGCAATTAGTTCCGATGGCGAGACGCTGGTGAGTGCCAGCGCGGATAAAACGATTAAAATTTGGCACCCGAAAACTGAACAGTTGCGCCATACATTGAGAGGTCATTCAGGGTCGGTTTATTCAGTGGCGATTGCTCCAGATGGGGAGACGTTGGTGAGTGCCGGCGCGGATAAAACGATTAAAATTTGGAATCTACAAACCGGCCAGCTAGTACGCACGCTCAGCGGTCATTCGGGAGCGGTTTATTCGGTGGCGATTGCTCCAGATGGGGAGACGTTGGTGAGTGCCGGTGCGGATAAAACCATTAAGATTTGGAACCTACAAACTGGCAAAGAATACCATACGCTTGCAGGTCATTTGGATGTCGTTTATTCGGTAGCAATCGCGCCTGATGGGAAGACGCTGGTGAGTGCCGGTGCGGATAAAACCATTAAGATTTGGGGGACAATTGTTTAG
- a CDS encoding HMA2 domain-containing protein translates to MTELNVQCPQTGLQIVHAIPGRLRLRAVGSASESALETVAELLRQQEGIYKVNINPQTGSLLATFDENRLPLQKLLGMLKQQGVSVAPSPSEDLPVPELWEPVSAALSATQLDSAIPLIVGMLITQRLGIQGLPAIPLYLIAAGTTRQVIDEQGMGGLIQQPLTAESSTQNSTSEIQHRLVHAVPGRLRFHVPRLADDAVYTRRLERLIESAAGVTSVRVNQTTASLVVSYKAGSVSLLQMQSRLEALIEQAKVAGLPKIPQPADSTPVPMPASELANAAVPYNGRVQHSSQPAPEPTLAVSNGRVQTLPPRSKAVSPVSVKIPQRLVLTNTSSTRKKPSFWDSYKPPALKASLAFLANLY, encoded by the coding sequence ATGACTGAATTAAATGTGCAATGCCCGCAAACGGGGCTACAAATTGTGCACGCAATTCCTGGGCGCTTGCGGCTTCGTGCTGTAGGTAGCGCATCGGAATCGGCACTGGAAACGGTAGCGGAACTGCTGCGGCAACAAGAAGGAATATACAAAGTTAATATCAATCCCCAAACGGGAAGTTTGCTCGCCACTTTTGACGAGAACCGGCTGCCGTTGCAAAAGTTGCTGGGGATGCTAAAGCAACAAGGCGTTTCAGTGGCTCCTTCCCCGTCGGAAGATTTGCCGGTGCCGGAACTGTGGGAGCCAGTTTCAGCAGCTCTTTCAGCCACACAACTGGATTCTGCGATCCCGTTAATTGTGGGGATGCTAATCACGCAACGCTTGGGAATCCAGGGTTTGCCGGCAATTCCTTTGTATCTGATCGCTGCCGGCACAACCCGTCAGGTGATTGACGAGCAAGGAATGGGAGGATTGATCCAGCAACCACTCACCGCTGAGTCTTCCACCCAAAATTCAACCTCAGAAATTCAACACCGGCTGGTTCATGCAGTTCCGGGACGGTTGCGCTTTCACGTTCCCCGGCTGGCGGATGATGCCGTTTACACTCGCCGGCTCGAGCGGTTAATTGAATCGGCTGCCGGTGTCACCAGCGTGCGGGTGAATCAGACAACAGCATCACTGGTTGTGAGCTACAAAGCCGGCTCGGTATCACTCTTGCAAATGCAATCGCGTCTAGAAGCGCTGATTGAGCAAGCAAAGGTTGCGGGATTGCCGAAGATTCCTCAACCGGCAGACAGTACACCTGTCCCTATGCCGGCATCGGAATTGGCGAACGCTGCTGTGCCTTATAACGGGCGAGTTCAGCACTCCTCGCAGCCGGCACCCGAACCGACACTCGCAGTGTCAAACGGGCGAGTTCAAACTTTGCCGCCGCGCTCAAAGGCAGTCAGTCCTGTATCCGTGAAAATACCTCAAAGGTTAGTATTAACGAATACATCCTCGACACGTAAAAAACCTAGTTTTTGGGATAGCTACAAGCCGCCGGCGCTCAAAGCCTCCCTCGCCTTCTTAGCTAATCTTTACTAA
- a CDS encoding heavy metal translocating P-type ATPase, producing the protein MNGNNHAKIGHSVKSNGNKKSELLGVACSVVHAVPGRLRFRVPRLINDPEYAHRLEVLASSAAGVTSVRIKPSAASVAISYNPQGISEAKMRSALVSLIQQASTAILPQELSKTSKQEPEKAESSSWSGLKLPVLATTLAILGGPFGLPIPAVLVGSTIAMTSLPVAKRAWDSVRNDRKLNIDFLDFSAIAITTLQGHFMAPSLMLCLIEAGDAIRERTARSSERQTLDLLDSLADFVWVERDGEKVEISIHDVQRGDTVIVYPGEQVPVDGRVLRGKATIDQQKLTGESMPVIKEPGQEVYASTLVREGQIYIVAERVGSDTRAGQSIKLMQDAPVHDTRIENYAAKIADRAVLPTILLAGIVFGATRNLARAAAVLTLDFATGIRVSVPTTVLAALTSAARRGILIRSGRALEQFAKVDTFVFDKTGTLTQGDIAICGVKTVNGMTAERVLELAAAAEQRLTHPVASALVRYAEQQGVALLPRGEWNYEVGLGVRADIDGQTVLVGSKRYLKQEGICMTCLYEEHPDLQTGSLIYVASDGKLRGVIQYTDPLRPETLEVIDALQNQAGMEIHLLTGDNWNRAKAVAAELGIPDECTHAEAFPEMKATVVRQLHEAGQTVAFIGDGINDSAALAYADLSISFGDGSDVARETADVVLMTNDLRGLVEAIAIARQAMGLIHQNTGIVAIPNLAGLLLAGTVGLNPMAATVVNNGSSVIAGVNGLRPLLNSKTGS; encoded by the coding sequence GTGAACGGAAATAACCACGCAAAAATCGGCCATTCCGTAAAAAGTAATGGCAATAAAAAATCTGAGCTACTTGGGGTAGCTTGTAGTGTGGTTCACGCGGTTCCGGGACGGTTGCGGTTTCGGGTGCCTCGGCTGATCAACGATCCCGAATACGCGCATCGTCTGGAAGTGTTGGCTTCGTCTGCTGCCGGCGTCACCAGTGTCCGCATCAAGCCCTCAGCGGCCTCTGTTGCGATCTCATACAACCCGCAAGGGATTTCAGAAGCGAAGATGCGCTCTGCACTGGTCAGCTTAATTCAGCAGGCTAGCACCGCGATTTTACCACAAGAGTTGTCAAAAACCTCGAAGCAGGAACCAGAGAAAGCCGAGAGTAGCTCCTGGTCTGGACTGAAACTGCCGGTGTTGGCAACCACCTTAGCGATATTGGGTGGCCCATTCGGCTTACCGATCCCCGCCGTGTTGGTGGGTAGCACAATCGCGATGACAAGCCTACCAGTGGCGAAACGGGCTTGGGATAGCGTCCGCAACGACCGCAAACTGAATATTGACTTCCTCGATTTCTCAGCAATTGCGATCACCACGCTTCAAGGTCACTTCATGGCCCCATCGTTGATGTTGTGCCTGATTGAAGCGGGAGATGCGATTCGGGAACGCACCGCACGTTCCTCTGAGCGACAAACGCTGGATTTACTCGATTCCCTCGCTGATTTTGTCTGGGTTGAGCGCGACGGCGAAAAAGTGGAGATTTCGATCCACGACGTGCAGCGCGGCGATACGGTGATCGTTTATCCAGGCGAACAAGTGCCGGTGGATGGACGGGTGCTGCGCGGCAAAGCCACGATTGACCAACAAAAACTGACTGGCGAGTCGATGCCGGTGATTAAAGAACCGGGACAAGAAGTGTATGCTTCTACCCTCGTGCGCGAAGGACAAATTTACATCGTCGCGGAACGAGTCGGAAGTGATACCCGTGCCGGCCAGAGCATTAAGTTAATGCAAGATGCGCCGGTGCACGATACTCGGATTGAAAACTACGCCGCCAAAATTGCAGATCGGGCGGTTTTGCCAACGATCCTGCTGGCCGGCATTGTGTTTGGCGCAACCCGTAACCTGGCACGCGCCGCCGCCGTTCTCACCCTCGACTTTGCCACCGGCATTCGCGTTTCTGTCCCCACAACCGTTCTCGCTGCACTCACCTCGGCAGCGCGGCGCGGCATCCTGATCCGCAGCGGACGCGCCTTAGAGCAATTCGCCAAAGTCGATACCTTCGTCTTTGACAAAACCGGCACCCTGACTCAAGGCGATATTGCTATCTGTGGCGTAAAAACCGTGAATGGCATGACTGCTGAGCGGGTGCTGGAACTCGCCGCCGCCGCCGAACAGCGCTTGACACACCCCGTCGCCTCCGCTTTAGTGCGCTATGCCGAACAGCAAGGTGTTGCCCTGCTGCCACGCGGTGAGTGGAATTATGAAGTTGGTTTGGGTGTGCGTGCTGATATTGACGGCCAGACGGTTTTGGTGGGAAGCAAGCGCTACCTGAAGCAGGAAGGCATCTGCATGACTTGCCTGTATGAAGAACATCCAGACTTGCAAACCGGCTCACTGATTTATGTTGCCAGCGACGGCAAGTTACGCGGCGTCATTCAGTACACCGATCCCCTGCGTCCGGAAACCCTGGAAGTGATCGACGCCCTCCAGAACCAAGCCGGTATGGAAATTCATCTGCTCACTGGCGATAACTGGAACCGCGCCAAGGCTGTAGCGGCTGAGTTGGGCATTCCAGACGAGTGCACTCATGCCGAAGCATTTCCCGAAATGAAGGCAACAGTTGTGCGCCAATTGCACGAAGCCGGTCAAACGGTGGCGTTCATCGGCGACGGCATCAATGATTCTGCCGCCTTGGCGTATGCGGATCTGTCCATCTCCTTTGGCGATGGTTCCGATGTCGCCCGCGAAACCGCTGATGTGGTGCTAATGACGAATGATTTGCGAGGACTTGTGGAAGCGATCGCAATTGCCCGTCAGGCAATGGGGCTGATTCATCAAAACACCGGCATTGTGGCCATCCCCAACCTGGCTGGCTTACTGTTAGCCGGCACTGTGGGACTCAACCCAATGGCGGCAACCGTGGTGAACAACGGTTCCAGTGTGATTGCCGGCGTCAACGGTTTGCGCCCCCTGCTGAACTCGAAAACCGGCAGTTGA
- a CDS encoding phosphate/phosphite/phosphonate ABC transporter substrate-binding protein — translation MKRRNFVSYSLLFLTGCTTSKLAETQRSKSSVQETAGQAENELATINMALIPWQVSVEQEEKLKPLTDYLTQKLNRPFKFQIAPNYKTAVDLLVEGKVELAYLGASTYIEARLRDPNVEALAAPINKHTGRPWYTAVIIANSAQGIKTIADVKGKRFAFVNKLSTSGYLVPMAHFLDKGIDPEREFAEVIFAGSHDKAKAMLLEGKVDAIAEDKQSYTEQQKEGRLDPEKYKIIWESAPIPSLPIVASSKLSPELKNTLKKALIDAPDGLVDPTGAVGAGYTSVQDSDYDIIRKLQKRINTR, via the coding sequence ATGAAACGACGTAATTTTGTCAGTTACTCCTTATTATTTCTCACAGGATGCACAACATCCAAGTTAGCCGAAACCCAACGTTCAAAAAGCAGCGTTCAGGAAACAGCCGGCCAGGCTGAGAATGAACTGGCAACCATCAATATGGCACTCATTCCCTGGCAGGTTTCCGTAGAACAGGAAGAGAAATTAAAGCCCTTGACTGATTACCTCACACAAAAACTTAACCGGCCATTCAAATTTCAAATAGCCCCAAATTACAAAACAGCGGTTGATTTACTCGTAGAGGGAAAAGTTGAACTCGCCTACCTCGGTGCAAGCACATATATCGAGGCGCGTCTTCGCGATCCCAATGTTGAGGCACTTGCCGCTCCTATTAACAAACACACAGGACGACCTTGGTACACAGCCGTAATTATTGCTAACAGCGCTCAGGGAATTAAAACTATTGCAGATGTGAAAGGCAAGCGATTTGCCTTTGTGAACAAATTATCAACATCAGGCTATCTCGTACCAATGGCTCACTTCCTAGACAAGGGTATTGATCCCGAACGCGAGTTTGCTGAAGTCATTTTTGCGGGTAGCCATGACAAGGCAAAAGCGATGCTTCTAGAGGGGAAAGTGGATGCGATTGCCGAGGATAAGCAGTCATACACGGAACAACAAAAAGAAGGAAGGTTAGATCCTGAAAAGTACAAAATTATTTGGGAATCTGCCCCAATTCCTAGCTTGCCAATAGTAGCTTCTAGTAAGCTTTCACCTGAATTAAAAAATACTTTAAAAAAGGCACTTATCGACGCCCCAGATGGACTTGTAGATCCTACCGGGGCTGTGGGTGCTGGATACACGTCTGTACAGGATTCTGACTACGACATTATCCGAAAGCTGCAAAAGCGCATTAACACGAGGTGA
- a CDS encoding response regulator has protein sequence MSNESSQEPGIVLIVDDNPANLGVLSDFLDEAGLEVWVARDGESALRKVEYDPPDIILLDVMMPGIDGFETCRRLQSSPSTKDIPVIFMTALSDTVDKVKGLSLGAVDYITKPLQQEEVLARVRLHLKLRNMTKTLAAQNAQLIREVEARAAAEVALIELTQQLEQRVDERTLELKNALQNLQKTQIQLIQSEKLATLGQLLAGVAHEINNPVSSISGNLSHMVTASTDLINHLQLYQRQYPNSLPEIAEHAENIELEYLVEDIPQILNSMKFGTERIRSLSVSLRNFYRTDTSSKVPVNIHEGLDSTLLILQHRLKACSNHPAIEVIKEYGNLPAVNCYPGQLNQVFMNLLANAIDALEEAVVNGQLSVIEGTAKNTPTIWISTEVLEGNYVDIRVKDNAAGITQETQKHLFEPMFTTKPVGKGTGLGLSISREIVEEKHGGRIKCISSPGQGTQFVLEIPINQPE, from the coding sequence ATGAGCAATGAATCCAGCCAAGAACCCGGAATTGTACTGATCGTTGATGATAATCCAGCAAATTTAGGCGTACTTTCCGATTTTCTAGATGAAGCCGGCCTTGAAGTCTGGGTGGCGCGAGATGGCGAAAGCGCACTTCGGAAAGTAGAATACGATCCGCCCGATATCATCTTGTTAGATGTGATGATGCCGGGAATTGATGGGTTTGAAACGTGCCGCAGGCTGCAATCTTCTCCATCAACTAAAGACATTCCCGTAATTTTTATGACAGCCCTTTCGGATACAGTAGATAAGGTCAAAGGGCTTTCTCTAGGGGCAGTCGATTACATTACCAAGCCGCTTCAGCAGGAAGAAGTGTTAGCTAGAGTGAGGCTGCACCTGAAACTGCGAAACATGACCAAAACACTTGCAGCGCAAAACGCACAACTGATTCGGGAAGTAGAAGCGCGTGCGGCAGCAGAAGTCGCCCTAATTGAACTCACACAGCAGTTAGAACAACGGGTAGACGAGCGGACGCTAGAACTGAAAAACGCGTTGCAAAACCTTCAAAAAACACAAATCCAGCTCATTCAAAGCGAGAAACTTGCAACACTCGGTCAGTTGTTAGCCGGTGTGGCTCATGAAATCAATAACCCTGTTAGCTCGATTTCTGGCAATCTTTCACACATGGTAACCGCGAGTACAGACTTAATTAATCACTTGCAACTCTACCAGCGCCAGTACCCAAATTCATTGCCAGAAATTGCAGAACACGCAGAAAACATTGAGTTAGAGTATCTAGTAGAAGACATTCCTCAAATCCTCAATTCAATGAAATTTGGGACTGAGCGTATCCGTTCTTTAAGTGTCTCCTTACGAAACTTTTACCGAACGGATACCTCATCAAAGGTGCCGGTAAATATTCACGAAGGGTTAGACAGTACGCTATTAATTTTGCAACACCGGCTTAAAGCCTGTAGCAATCACCCGGCGATTGAAGTCATTAAAGAATATGGCAACTTGCCGGCAGTGAACTGCTACCCCGGCCAGCTCAATCAAGTGTTTATGAATCTTCTCGCCAATGCGATTGATGCCTTGGAAGAAGCAGTAGTTAACGGCCAACTTTCAGTCATTGAAGGAACTGCAAAGAACACCCCGACGATTTGGATTTCCACAGAAGTTTTAGAAGGAAACTATGTCGATATCCGGGTAAAAGACAATGCTGCCGGCATCACTCAAGAAACTCAAAAGCATCTATTTGAGCCAATGTTTACCACGAAACCTGTTGGCAAAGGCACCGGCTTGGGTTTGTCTATTAGTCGTGAAATTGTCGAAGAAAAACATGGAGGCCGGATCAAATGTATTTCTTCACCCGGACAAGGAACACAATTCGTACTAGAAATTCCCATCAATCAGCCAGAATAA